Proteins from one Oscillatoria nigro-viridis PCC 7112 genomic window:
- a CDS encoding response regulator: MTGNSIILAVDRNQRNLELLAQFLNKEGYQMIAAYNLEDVAQAISQPARIGMALVDISGFDRRIWECCEQLRNHQIPFLILSPKQSAAIQHESLCHGARNMLVKPLIVRDLLGIVHSLLGEPA, translated from the coding sequence ATGACTGGCAACTCCATAATTTTAGCCGTAGACCGCAATCAGCGAAACTTGGAACTCCTAGCACAATTTCTCAACAAAGAAGGATACCAGATGATCGCCGCTTATAACTTGGAAGATGTTGCACAAGCTATCAGTCAGCCTGCTAGAATCGGGATGGCTTTAGTAGATATTTCTGGTTTCGACCGCCGGATTTGGGAGTGCTGCGAACAACTGCGAAATCACCAAATCCCTTTTCTGATACTCTCGCCCAAACAAAGCGCTGCCATTCAGCACGAAAGCCTCTGCCACGGTGCTCGGAATATGTTGGTAAAACCTTTGATCGTTAGAGATTTGCTGGGTATTGTGCACAGCTTGCTAGGAGAACCTGCGTGA
- a CDS encoding ATP-binding response regulator produces the protein MSQILLLVEQKENRRLLLEWLAVYYEVLLPNSTENSEDFLPFNQSFDLGIIDALALKRHWEWVAAQKDAEHPVCLPFLLITSRSDVGMATQFIWQSIDDLIVAPIEKIELQARVEILLRSRQLSLTLKLSHDQLDRTLQTAQELNEMKTSLLYMIAHDVRNPLNFIIGTTQLLSKYKLTLTEEKTQELLDKTQAAAKGIDLLLDDVLLLERFESGTTGFSLLPIDLAKLCNELVAEFQSSLKLKPENERVTLIFVNHSPLAMASLEVSLLRRILGNLLSNAIKYSPPNTEVIFELKVTETDAIFSFQDAGIGIPIADQERLFDSFYRAKNVGRIPGTGLGLSIVKKCVDLHGGEITLTSEEGVGSTFTVTLPIAQPRKKQISPATP, from the coding sequence GTGAGTCAAATTTTATTGCTTGTCGAGCAGAAAGAAAATCGCCGCCTGTTATTAGAATGGCTAGCTGTTTACTATGAGGTATTGCTGCCAAACTCAACAGAAAATAGTGAGGATTTTTTACCGTTTAATCAATCTTTTGACCTGGGGATAATTGACGCTCTTGCCCTGAAACGCCACTGGGAATGGGTGGCCGCCCAAAAAGATGCAGAACACCCGGTATGCTTGCCTTTTCTTTTGATTACATCCCGCTCGGATGTAGGGATGGCAACGCAATTTATTTGGCAAAGTATTGACGATTTGATTGTCGCTCCGATCGAGAAGATTGAATTGCAAGCGCGGGTGGAGATTTTGCTGCGATCGCGCCAGTTGTCTTTAACTCTCAAATTGTCTCACGACCAACTCGATCGCACTCTGCAAACAGCCCAAGAACTCAACGAGATGAAAACATCTTTGCTGTACATGATTGCCCACGACGTTCGCAATCCTTTGAATTTCATTATTGGCACTACACAACTTCTTAGCAAGTACAAGTTGACATTAACAGAGGAGAAAACACAAGAACTTCTAGACAAAACTCAAGCAGCGGCAAAAGGCATAGATTTGTTATTAGATGATGTTCTGCTGCTGGAGCGTTTTGAGTCAGGAACAACAGGCTTTTCCTTGCTACCGATAGACTTAGCAAAGTTGTGTAATGAGTTGGTCGCGGAATTTCAGAGCAGCCTGAAGTTGAAACCTGAAAATGAGCGGGTGACGCTGATTTTTGTGAATCACAGTCCATTGGCGATGGCGTCTTTGGAGGTAAGCTTGCTCCGGCGGATTCTGGGAAACTTGCTGTCCAATGCTATTAAGTATTCTCCCCCAAATACCGAAGTCATCTTTGAGTTAAAAGTTACTGAAACCGACGCAATTTTTTCATTCCAGGATGCAGGAATTGGTATACCTATCGCCGACCAAGAACGGTTGTTCGATTCATTTTACCGGGCTAAAAATGTCGGTCGAATTCCCGGTACTGGACTGGGGCTGAGCATTGTAAAAAAATGCGTGGACTTGCACGGTGGCGAAATTACTTTGACCAGTGAAGAAGGCGTCGGCAGTACATTTACAGTAACGCTGCCGATCGCCCAACCTAGAAAAAAGCAAATCTCGCCTGCAACGCCTTAA
- a CDS encoding DUF4079 family protein, protein MDGTLLMVFSWAIAAEIYHDRSHRWQKIHTVLNCIALLVFLCQRVISCPID, encoded by the coding sequence ATCGATGGGACGCTTTTGATGGTTTTTTCGTGGGCAATTGCAGCGGAAATTTATCACGATCGATCGCACCGCTGGCAGAAAATTCACACTGTTTTAAACTGCATCGCGCTGCTGGTATTTCTCTGCCAAAGAGTAATATCATGTCCGATCGATTGA
- a CDS encoding DALR anticodon-binding domain-containing protein: MDTANIWQCPEVTVKCFLLSRFQRAIDQQETLGEIPFNLIGGTILKNGQDAREARDEFDCGTGILPVPKQVIENGAIFPLNRSKDSARVVYVSAIALKLAKTWQQTPQTIGTELAETLKPLCYPDFAVKVAPEGIIEMELTDAGLAVWLQRLAQTNLPVSESRILSSAVCADRLFPIQYSHARCCSLLRMAHRDRIIAIAQPDVATAPQIWFLASPNPIPWIDEGDRLRLVHPAERRLISQLLTVLDNLYPTFEVNKREKPVNYFKLANSLSEAFQIFYSQCRIWGEVKIEQPKLAQARLGLILATQSLLRFILENLFNAIAPLEL, from the coding sequence ATGGATACAGCAAATATCTGGCAGTGCCCGGAAGTTACAGTGAAGTGTTTCTTGCTTTCAAGGTTCCAAAGGGCGATCGACCAGCAAGAGACACTAGGGGAAATTCCGTTCAATCTCATAGGTGGCACCATTCTCAAGAACGGGCAAGATGCCCGTGAAGCGAGAGATGAATTTGATTGTGGAACAGGCATCTTGCCTGTTCCTAAACAAGTAATTGAGAATGGTGCAATATTTCCCTTAAATCGGAGTAAAGATAGCGCGCGGGTGGTGTACGTGTCTGCGATCGCCCTGAAATTGGCTAAAACTTGGCAGCAGACACCGCAGACAATCGGCACCGAGTTGGCCGAAACTCTCAAACCGCTGTGCTACCCAGATTTCGCCGTTAAAGTAGCGCCGGAGGGAATTATCGAGATGGAGTTGACTGATGCAGGTTTAGCCGTCTGGTTGCAGCGTTTAGCTCAAACGAACCTCCCAGTTTCAGAATCTAGAATATTATCTTCTGCTGTATGTGCCGATCGACTGTTTCCCATTCAGTACAGCCACGCACGCTGCTGTTCCCTGCTGCGAATGGCCCACCGCGATCGAATAATTGCGATCGCCCAGCCCGATGTCGCTACAGCCCCGCAAATTTGGTTCCTGGCGAGTCCAAATCCTATCCCTTGGATTGACGAGGGCGATCGACTGCGGTTAGTGCATCCAGCCGAACGCCGTTTAATATCCCAACTCTTAACAGTGCTAGACAATTTATATCCTACTTTTGAGGTAAACAAGCGCGAAAAACCTGTCAATTATTTCAAATTAGCCAATAGTTTGAGCGAAGCATTTCAGATTTTTTACAGCCAGTGCCGAATTTGGGGAGAAGTTAAAATAGAACAGCCAAAACTCGCCCAAGCTCGATTAGGTTTAATATTAGCCACTCAATCTTTGCTGCGATTTATCCTAGAAAACTTGTTTAATGCTATTGCTCCTTTAGAACTTTGA
- a CDS encoding helix-turn-helix domain-containing protein: protein MQSTSTPVETIDRPFITWQRIIDWAQEHYRCRTFSKDERIPARPGLLYLVQKGSVRLVGSAQVSAAAAKSKSADKTTEEAFLGFVGAGQPFELVAQSPFTLQAYAHADQTHVVWMYWHDLDNWPHFRREILDAFRYQHQRKLLWLSTLGQRRTIDRLLGFLTLLIEEFGEPYVGDGEPDVVRGYRLPWALTHAQIGSAIGSTRVTVTRLMGKLRSKGLINTEDDNLICLPAKSNPQKTKNQKQEVDDSLEDSLEDSLEDSLEDSLEDSLEDELEDSLEDEDSLEESA, encoded by the coding sequence ATGCAATCAACTTCCACACCTGTAGAGACTATCGATCGACCTTTTATCACTTGGCAGCGAATTATCGACTGGGCCCAGGAACACTACCGCTGCCGGACTTTTAGCAAAGACGAGCGGATTCCCGCAAGACCCGGACTGCTGTATTTAGTTCAGAAAGGTTCTGTGCGGCTCGTAGGCAGCGCTCAAGTTAGCGCTGCGGCGGCAAAGTCAAAATCCGCTGACAAAACTACAGAAGAAGCTTTTTTGGGCTTCGTCGGCGCCGGTCAACCCTTTGAACTGGTTGCTCAGTCTCCGTTTACTCTTCAAGCTTACGCTCATGCCGATCAAACTCACGTAGTGTGGATGTACTGGCACGACTTGGATAACTGGCCTCACTTTCGTAGGGAAATTTTGGATGCGTTTCGCTACCAGCACCAGCGGAAACTTCTTTGGCTGAGCACTTTGGGACAGCGCCGGACTATAGACCGACTGTTGGGGTTTCTGACTTTGTTGATCGAAGAGTTCGGCGAACCTTACGTAGGTGACGGCGAACCGGATGTGGTTCGGGGCTACCGGCTGCCTTGGGCCTTGACTCACGCTCAAATTGGCAGCGCAATTGGCTCAACGCGGGTGACGGTGACGCGGCTGATGGGTAAGTTGCGATCGAAAGGTTTGATTAATACTGAGGATGATAATTTAATCTGTTTGCCGGCTAAGTCTAACCCCCAAAAGACAAAAAACCAAAAGCAGGAGGTAGATGATTCCCTGGAAGATTCCTTGGAAGATTCCCTCGAAGATTCTCTCGAAGATTCTCTCGAAGATTCCCTGGAAGATGAACTGGAAGATTCCCTGGAAGATGAAGATTCTCTCGAAGAATCTGCATAA
- a CDS encoding HAD-IB family phosphatase: MKILSKNLHKILRGIANQQRVTISFGQSRSIARQCTMNCVNFARSRKVRLTMTDDKQKSSIPNNRQRVVFCDFDGTITVEETFVAMLKHFAPELSSQLMPEIYARRLSLRSGVRHLLESIPSERYGEIVEFSRGKLMRPGLLELLDFLDEQKVDFAIVSGGLRVMVETVMGDLVHRASVIYAVDVDASGPRLQVNSEFEGDEELVSKVRVMGQHPAEEQVAIGDSLTDFNMALQASSVFARDRLAEYLDEQQKPYIKWDNFFDILESLSQKWK; this comes from the coding sequence ATGAAGATTCTCTCGAAGAATCTGCATAAAATCCTGCGGGGAATTGCCAACCAACAGCGCGTCACTATTAGTTTTGGGCAGTCGCGTTCGATCGCTCGACAGTGTACGATGAATTGTGTAAACTTTGCCCGTTCTCGAAAGGTGCGACTGACAATGACCGATGACAAGCAAAAATCTTCAATCCCGAACAATCGGCAACGGGTGGTGTTCTGCGACTTTGACGGCACGATAACAGTTGAAGAAACTTTTGTGGCAATGCTCAAGCATTTCGCACCGGAACTGTCTTCTCAACTGATGCCTGAAATATACGCTAGAAGGCTGAGTTTGCGATCGGGAGTGCGGCACTTACTAGAGTCTATTCCCTCGGAACGTTACGGGGAAATTGTGGAATTTTCTAGGGGCAAGCTGATGCGGCCGGGATTGTTGGAATTGCTGGATTTTTTGGACGAGCAAAAGGTGGATTTTGCGATCGTTTCCGGCGGTCTTCGGGTCATGGTAGAGACGGTTATGGGCGATTTGGTACACCGGGCGAGCGTTATTTACGCTGTGGATGTGGACGCTAGCGGCCCTCGCTTGCAAGTCAATTCTGAGTTTGAAGGAGATGAGGAATTGGTGTCTAAGGTGCGGGTCATGGGCCAGCACCCGGCCGAGGAACAGGTGGCGATCGGAGATTCGCTGACTGATTTTAATATGGCTTTGCAGGCTTCGTCGGTGTTTGCGCGCGATCGGCTTGCCGAGTATCTAGACGAACAGCAAAAGCCTTATATTAAATGGGATAATTTTTTTGACATTTTGGAAAGTTTGTCCCAGAAATGGAAGTGA
- the mtnB gene encoding methylthioribulose 1-phosphate dehydratase, with translation MSGDLRSDLIAAAKHFYDRGWMVGTAGNLSARLADGSFWITASGRAKGQLTEADFIRMNSDGAIVEQPVPDSRPSAETSIHLAVYNCFPDAKACYHVHSIEANLVSRLTAGDAVPLPAIEMLKGLGVWEENPQVSIPLFTNYLEVPKIAKEICEFFAICAPSVPALLIRDHGITVWADSPAAAYNYVEIVEYIFRYTIAARQLNLDLRFGI, from the coding sequence ATGAGTGGCGATTTGAGATCGGATTTAATTGCAGCAGCCAAACATTTTTACGATCGCGGTTGGATGGTTGGGACTGCTGGCAATCTTTCAGCCCGCTTAGCAGATGGCAGTTTTTGGATTACTGCTAGCGGCCGCGCGAAAGGGCAGTTAACTGAAGCAGATTTTATCAGAATGAACTCAGACGGCGCAATTGTCGAGCAACCTGTTCCCGACAGCCGCCCTTCGGCCGAAACCAGCATTCATTTAGCCGTTTACAATTGTTTTCCAGACGCTAAAGCTTGCTATCACGTCCACTCCATCGAGGCAAATTTAGTTTCTCGGCTAACAGCAGGAGATGCAGTGCCTTTACCCGCGATCGAAATGCTGAAAGGTTTGGGGGTGTGGGAGGAAAACCCGCAAGTGTCGATACCCCTCTTTACAAATTATTTAGAAGTCCCTAAGATAGCCAAGGAAATTTGCGAATTCTTTGCCATTTGTGCGCCCTCTGTACCCGCTTTGTTAATTCGCGATCACGGCATCACAGTCTGGGCAGATTCGCCAGCCGCCGCCTACAATTACGTAGAAATTGTAGAATACATTTTTCGCTATACTATCGCAGCCCGCCAATTAAATTTAGATTTAAGATTTGGGATTTGA
- a CDS encoding patatin-like phospholipase family protein, giving the protein MAKYTRILSIDGGGIRGIIPAQILVSVESKLQQKSGNPDARIADYFDLIAGTSAGGILTCIYLCPDAENPSRPQWAAQDAVNFSIKSGRDVFQTSFWQKVRSLDGLRDEKYPSEPLEKLFWENFRDCKLSELLKPCLISSYDIERRKAHFFDQIDAKKCPAEDYFIRDIARATSAAPSYFEVCKIYSFSNECYALIDGGVFANNPALCAYAEVRNKFIIPDDRPDKGPTAKDMVILSLGTGEAQKKYPYEKVKNWGQIEWVEPLINIMMTGVAETVNYQLIQIYDAVERPNQYLRITPDLSHEQPLPIDDASEEKISELLRIGKDQAEKNNEELDKFIDLLLAE; this is encoded by the coding sequence ATGGCTAAATATACTAGAATTTTATCCATAGATGGAGGCGGAATTAGAGGAATTATTCCCGCGCAAATTTTAGTTAGCGTTGAGTCAAAGCTGCAACAAAAAAGTGGCAACCCAGATGCGAGAATAGCTGACTATTTTGATTTAATCGCCGGCACGAGTGCGGGAGGAATTTTAACTTGCATCTATCTGTGTCCAGATGCCGAAAATCCCAGCAGACCTCAGTGGGCAGCCCAAGACGCGGTTAATTTTTCGATTAAGAGCGGCCGCGACGTTTTTCAGACTTCATTTTGGCAAAAAGTCAGATCTCTAGATGGTTTGAGAGATGAGAAATATCCCAGCGAGCCCTTAGAAAAATTATTTTGGGAAAATTTTAGAGATTGCAAACTCAGCGAACTGCTAAAACCTTGTTTAATTTCCAGTTACGACATCGAAAGGAGAAAAGCTCACTTCTTCGATCAAATAGATGCTAAAAAATGTCCAGCAGAAGACTATTTTATTAGAGATATCGCCAGAGCAACATCGGCAGCTCCCTCATATTTTGAGGTTTGTAAAATCTACTCTTTTAGCAATGAATGCTACGCTTTAATTGACGGGGGAGTATTCGCAAACAATCCCGCACTTTGTGCCTATGCAGAAGTTAGAAATAAATTCATAATTCCTGACGATCGCCCCGACAAAGGCCCGACAGCCAAAGATATGGTAATTTTATCCTTGGGAACCGGAGAAGCTCAGAAAAAATACCCCTACGAAAAAGTAAAAAATTGGGGTCAAATTGAGTGGGTTGAGCCTTTGATTAATATCATGATGACGGGAGTTGCGGAAACTGTAAATTATCAACTAATCCAAATTTATGATGCGGTTGAAAGACCGAATCAATATTTGAGAATTACTCCCGATTTGAGCCACGAACAACCGCTGCCGATTGATGATGCCTCGGAAGAGAAGATATCGGAACTGCTGAGAATTGGCAAGGATCAAGCCGAAAAGAATAATGAAGAATTGGATAAGTTTATTGACTTGTTACTTGCGGAGTAG
- a CDS encoding MlaE family lipid ABC transporter permease subunit — MVKKYQEKHDRHLDETFNNRWFQRFFVTLFLGGQVLLRILQGKIDHRKIMEHLVTVGLDSLRSVLLIAFFGGMIFTFQSARELVRFGAVGAVGGPFAVAFCGELAPLLTAGVVAGQVGSAFAAEIGEMQVTEQIDALYMLRTNPVDYLVVPRVIACCIMLPILTIFSVAVGILGGLFVAVNFYNLEPSVFLESVRTFLGPGDLVTVVIKSFIFGLIIALVGCGWGLTTVGGGKGVGKAATAAVVTSWVLIFVADLFLSLLMFHELGIPRS, encoded by the coding sequence TTGGTTAAGAAATACCAAGAAAAGCACGATCGACATTTAGATGAAACCTTCAATAACAGGTGGTTTCAGCGGTTTTTTGTGACGTTGTTCCTGGGCGGCCAAGTGCTGTTACGCATACTCCAAGGCAAAATTGACCACCGCAAAATCATGGAACATTTAGTAACAGTAGGCCTGGATTCTTTGCGATCCGTGTTGCTAATAGCCTTTTTTGGCGGCATGATTTTTACCTTTCAATCAGCCAGAGAATTGGTTCGCTTTGGGGCGGTTGGGGCGGTGGGAGGTCCTTTTGCTGTGGCATTTTGCGGCGAATTAGCACCACTTTTAACGGCGGGCGTGGTGGCGGGACAAGTCGGTTCGGCCTTTGCGGCGGAGATAGGAGAAATGCAGGTGACGGAACAAATAGACGCCCTGTATATGTTAAGAACAAATCCGGTTGATTATTTAGTAGTGCCGAGGGTGATAGCTTGCTGCATCATGCTGCCAATTTTAACAATTTTTTCGGTAGCCGTGGGGATTTTGGGCGGGCTGTTTGTGGCGGTTAATTTTTATAATTTGGAACCGTCGGTATTTTTGGAATCGGTGCGGACTTTTTTGGGGCCTGGGGATTTAGTAACTGTGGTGATTAAAAGTTTTATTTTTGGGTTGATAATTGCCCTTGTCGGTTGCGGTTGGGGATTGACGACGGTGGGCGGAGGGAAAGGAGTAGGCAAAGCTGCAACGGCGGCGGTGGTAACTTCTTGGGTGTTGATTTTTGTGGCAGATTTGTTTTTATCGCTGTTGATGTTTCACGAGTTGGGGATTCCGAGAAGTTGA
- a CDS encoding SGNH/GDSL hydrolase family protein, translating to MAKHPGNSRKSKIYRYLWLIFLCLSFLLVPLIKKIAADTPFPPPASIENNAAFGARIQRTMGLLAASTPTDRRQVRILFYGQSITQQDWWKDVVKDLRQRFPNADLIVENRAIGGFSAPILIRPSEHDLYPFYPDLLIFHVYGGGEDYEAIIANVRSRTASEILLHSDHIDWMPTGNSDDPNSVSRYEWHNTHSTKWLPELADKYGCEIAEIREPWMRYLKDNRLQPKQLLRDEIHLNDWGNFLLAALIKPHLRYKPNSPQPPQDLVKTYTVGSDVKWQDGKLVLEFEGNRIDAIADKTFNGKAISAKIAIDGKKPSEFPELYSITRPSLSLGVPWPAILQVSSQKPLIVEDWKAVITEINSDASKFKFDVVGSKTGYDGSGTNGEMFVSNSGRIVIEPRNWWLKNAYEYSKKPTPKGFEISWQVRPMFVDLYVPPQIADSSREYSTTLAQNLSNSKHILEIVPETDGKVPIQAIRVYRPPFSNLASKVEIFQPQISADERG from the coding sequence ATGGCAAAACACCCAGGAAATAGCAGAAAATCCAAGATTTATCGCTACTTGTGGCTGATTTTTTTGTGTCTGAGTTTTTTGTTAGTTCCGCTCATCAAAAAAATAGCTGCCGATACGCCATTCCCCCCACCCGCTTCTATTGAAAATAATGCTGCTTTTGGAGCGAGGATTCAAAGGACGATGGGGCTACTTGCGGCTAGCACTCCAACAGACCGCCGCCAAGTGCGTATTCTATTCTACGGTCAATCCATCACTCAGCAAGACTGGTGGAAAGATGTAGTGAAGGATTTGAGACAGCGATTTCCCAATGCAGATTTAATTGTGGAAAATCGGGCAATCGGAGGATTTTCCGCCCCGATTTTAATCCGTCCCAGCGAACACGATTTGTATCCTTTTTATCCAGACTTGCTAATTTTTCACGTCTACGGAGGCGGTGAAGATTACGAAGCCATAATTGCCAATGTCCGCAGCCGCACGGCTAGCGAAATACTCTTGCATTCAGACCACATCGACTGGATGCCGACAGGCAACAGCGACGATCCAAATTCAGTCAGCAGATACGAATGGCACAACACTCATTCTACTAAATGGCTGCCGGAGTTAGCCGATAAATACGGGTGCGAAATCGCCGAAATTCGCGAACCTTGGATGCGGTATTTGAAAGATAATCGCTTGCAGCCCAAACAGCTATTGAGGGATGAAATTCACCTCAATGATTGGGGAAATTTTCTCCTAGCTGCCCTCATAAAACCGCATCTGCGATACAAGCCAAATTCTCCTCAACCGCCGCAGGATTTAGTGAAAACCTATACGGTTGGCAGCGATGTTAAGTGGCAAGATGGCAAGTTGGTTTTAGAATTTGAAGGAAATAGAATAGATGCGATCGCCGATAAAACCTTCAACGGCAAGGCAATTTCTGCTAAAATTGCGATCGACGGCAAAAAACCCTCAGAATTTCCTGAACTTTACAGCATCACCAGACCTAGCCTTAGCCTGGGCGTCCCTTGGCCCGCTATTCTCCAAGTATCCAGCCAAAAACCGCTAATCGTCGAAGATTGGAAAGCCGTAATTACTGAGATTAACAGCGACGCCAGCAAGTTTAAATTTGACGTTGTAGGTTCTAAAACAGGTTACGACGGCAGCGGTACAAACGGCGAAATGTTTGTCTCCAACTCGGGCCGCATCGTGATTGAACCGAGAAACTGGTGGCTGAAAAATGCCTATGAATACTCTAAAAAACCGACGCCTAAAGGCTTTGAAATTTCCTGGCAGGTGAGGCCGATGTTTGTTGATTTATACGTTCCTCCACAAATTGCAGATTCAAGCCGCGAGTATTCTACAACATTAGCTCAGAATTTGAGCAACTCCAAACACATCCTCGAAATCGTCCCCGAAACAGATGGGAAAGTTCCAATTCAAGCAATTCGAGTGTATCGCCCTCCTTTCTCCAATCTAGCATCTAAAGTTGAGATTTTTCAACCGCAGATATCAGCGGATGAACGCGGATGA
- a CDS encoding glycoside hydrolase family 24 protein, whose protein sequence is MKTLKWPAWFPYPISWLRAFALAQSFSFVLRRGIPFVSDDIGFLTLLLAAWLIQLPVFFVCHFLAVKILNPLLIMLPGRFGVARKFKRRHTGIRSHLREGLNAVVVIFFAFNLSLLVQLAIFYWPARSIDPAQLLTGISTLTNVATASELDFWLIKLAGVLSSLTLLAAPLYQYDFRVRRMRAARKLAEFAEMEMTLLEAEKFSRRKRGLLRRSEIQILGFLLLIGAVISGGVFLVANLRGNRQLSQSASEVRKLPPLAMKTGDPYIRALMRTISASESNVARPYHVVYGGKYVLDLSHHPDWCVKIVNGPNRGKCTTAAGRYQFLTTTWKDKAKRYQARRANFLFWEDYSFEPEDQDAVVYAWLSDRKFWKADISEMLRQERLTEVLRMLSGTWTSLGYGIENNSMSSSLPKIYREMLREELENASS, encoded by the coding sequence ATGAAAACTCTCAAGTGGCCAGCTTGGTTCCCCTATCCGATTTCGTGGTTAAGGGCATTTGCTCTCGCTCAGAGTTTTAGTTTTGTCCTTCGCAGGGGCATTCCTTTTGTCAGCGACGATATCGGCTTTCTGACTCTACTGCTGGCGGCTTGGCTGATTCAGTTGCCTGTGTTTTTTGTTTGTCACTTTTTAGCAGTCAAAATTTTAAATCCCTTACTAATTATGCTGCCGGGGCGCTTTGGCGTTGCGCGCAAGTTCAAGCGCCGGCATACGGGTATTCGATCGCACTTGCGAGAAGGCTTGAATGCTGTTGTAGTGATTTTTTTTGCCTTTAATCTGTCGCTGTTGGTGCAACTTGCGATTTTTTATTGGCCCGCGCGATCGATCGATCCGGCTCAGTTACTAACAGGAATATCTACTCTGACAAATGTTGCCACAGCCAGTGAATTAGATTTCTGGCTGATTAAATTGGCGGGGGTTTTATCGAGTCTAACGCTGTTAGCCGCGCCGCTATATCAATACGATTTTCGGGTGCGCCGGATGCGGGCGGCTCGCAAATTAGCCGAATTTGCGGAAATGGAAATGACTTTGCTGGAAGCTGAGAAATTTAGCCGTCGAAAAAGAGGTTTGCTGAGGCGATCGGAAATTCAAATCCTCGGATTTCTACTTTTAATCGGCGCTGTGATTAGCGGCGGTGTTTTTTTGGTTGCTAATTTGCGGGGAAATCGGCAGTTATCGCAGTCGGCAAGCGAGGTGAGAAAATTGCCACCGCTGGCTATGAAAACCGGAGATCCTTATATTCGGGCGCTGATGCGTACTATTTCTGCTAGCGAGTCGAATGTTGCTCGACCTTATCACGTTGTTTACGGTGGAAAATACGTATTAGATTTGAGCCACCATCCTGACTGGTGCGTGAAAATTGTTAATGGCCCGAATCGCGGTAAGTGTACTACGGCAGCGGGCAGGTATCAATTTCTGACTACAACTTGGAAGGATAAGGCTAAGCGCTATCAGGCGCGTCGTGCTAATTTTTTATTCTGGGAAGATTACAGTTTTGAACCAGAAGATCAGGATGCTGTGGTTTATGCTTGGTTGAGCGATCGCAAGTTTTGGAAAGCTGATATTTCTGAGATGTTGCGGCAGGAAAGATTAACTGAGGTATTGCGGATGCTTTCGGGAACTTGGACGAGTTTGGGATATGGAATTGAGAACAATTCTATGAGTTCTAGTTTGCCGAAAATCTACCGGGAAATGCTGCGGGAAGAATTGGAAAATGCGAGTTCTTAG
- a CDS encoding NAD(P)H-binding protein — protein sequence MKAFVAGATGQTGRRIVAELVKRGIPVRALVRNLDTARQILPPEAELVTGDVLNATSLGNAIGDSTVLLCATGAAPGFDPTAPYKVDFEGTKNLVDAAKAKGIEHFVLVTSLCVSQFFHPLNLFWLILVWKKQAEEYLQKSGLTYTIVRPGGLKNEDNSDAIVMTGADKMFESSIPRTKVAQVCVEALFQPASRNKVVEIVAKSEAPQKSFEELFASVI from the coding sequence ATGAAAGCATTTGTAGCAGGAGCCACAGGTCAGACTGGCCGCCGCATCGTCGCAGAATTAGTCAAGCGAGGTATTCCCGTGCGCGCCTTAGTCCGAAATCTAGACACAGCCAGACAAATTTTACCACCGGAGGCTGAGTTAGTGACCGGGGATGTATTAAATGCAACTTCCCTGGGCAATGCCATCGGCGATAGTACGGTATTGCTGTGCGCGACAGGGGCGGCCCCTGGTTTTGACCCGACAGCGCCTTACAAGGTGGATTTTGAAGGTACTAAAAATTTGGTGGATGCAGCTAAGGCTAAGGGCATTGAGCATTTTGTGCTTGTGACTTCTCTGTGCGTCTCTCAGTTTTTTCACCCGCTGAATTTGTTCTGGCTGATTTTGGTTTGGAAGAAACAAGCTGAGGAGTATTTGCAAAAAAGCGGATTGACTTATACCATTGTCCGTCCGGGCGGTCTCAAAAATGAGGATAATTCAGATGCGATCGTCATGACTGGTGCGGACAAAATGTTTGAGAGCAGCATTCCCCGCACCAAGGTAGCCCAAGTGTGCGTGGAGGCGCTGTTTCAGCCGGCTTCTCGCAACAAGGTTGTGGAAATTGTGGCGAAGTCGGAGGCTCCGCAAAAGAGTTTTGAGGAGTTGTTTGCCAGTGTGATTTGA